From Salinirubellus salinus, the proteins below share one genomic window:
- a CDS encoding NAD-dependent epimerase/dehydratase family protein gives MDVLVTGAAGRVGTAITDHLSADQYDFTLLDVVAHDGPGETVEADVREYEAIRPYFEGQDAVVHLALIREADDAFRGDDRGLGWSDSLQSNLRGINNVYQAAVDAGVDSLLFASSNHVVGMVEVQNAPAVYHGTDVVAGHDEPHRPDSRYGLSKAYGEDLGRLAAEAHGIRFYALRIGAVRSSRFDHPYGDAERGWEAGRWERDSSAYAEQVARMKALWQSRRDLAHLVECCLRDDTVDWDHFYGVSANDRRWLDDLAYARETIGYEPRDDGGEWTAPPESRG, from the coding sequence ATGGACGTACTCGTCACGGGTGCAGCCGGCCGTGTCGGAACGGCGATAACGGACCACCTCTCGGCTGATCAGTACGATTTCACGCTCCTCGACGTCGTGGCACACGACGGGCCCGGGGAGACGGTCGAGGCCGACGTACGCGAGTACGAGGCGATCCGGCCGTACTTCGAGGGGCAGGATGCGGTCGTCCACCTCGCGCTGATTCGTGAGGCCGACGACGCGTTCCGGGGTGACGACCGGGGACTCGGCTGGTCCGACAGTCTCCAGTCGAACCTCCGCGGGATCAACAACGTCTACCAGGCGGCGGTCGACGCCGGGGTCGACTCGCTGCTGTTCGCGTCCTCGAACCACGTGGTCGGGATGGTCGAGGTGCAGAACGCACCAGCGGTGTATCACGGCACCGACGTCGTCGCCGGACACGACGAACCGCACCGACCGGACTCCCGCTACGGACTGTCGAAAGCGTACGGGGAGGACCTCGGCCGTCTCGCGGCGGAAGCACACGGAATCCGGTTCTACGCGCTCAGAATCGGTGCGGTTCGTTCGTCCCGGTTCGACCACCCCTACGGCGACGCCGAACGAGGGTGGGAGGCGGGACGGTGGGAACGGGACAGTTCGGCGTACGCCGAACAGGTCGCACGGATGAAGGCGCTCTGGCAATCCCGGCGCGACCTCGCGCATCTGGTCGAGTGCTGCCTTCGGGACGACACCGTCGACTGGGACCACTTCTACGGCGTCAGCGCGAACGACCGTCGCTGGCTCGACGACCTGGCGTACGCCCGCGAGACCATCGGGTACGAACCACGTGACGACGGGGGCGAGTGGACGGCACCGCCCGAATCGAGGGGCTGA